Proteins encoded within one genomic window of Triticum aestivum cultivar Chinese Spring chromosome 2D, IWGSC CS RefSeq v2.1, whole genome shotgun sequence:
- the LOC123053088 gene encoding U-box domain-containing protein 9 isoform X2 has protein sequence MAKPPPAEEEAAALRRRLRRLVATITAGGAGAEAFDEAAAALAALREAQVGGSRKGAPGEETRSANEAESVPAQFLCPISSKIMRDPVVVESGQQMSVLRISYRYGLKLSVIEHKCDHLITVLESSFLTYDRRYIAEWFSAGNQMCPQTQQVLLNTTLVPNLLIRSLIAEWCTENGFALSPLENQEEDHTCNSEQRTFDEIFNKITSSSNSTERKQAIKGLRLLTKRSSEFRAVLEERPDSISQMTFARFSNPGLQNDPQVVEDMVTIILNFSLHDSNKKIIGDDPEAIPFLIWALKSGDMGSRSNSAAAIFTLSALDSNKEKIGELGAIEPLIDLLEHGSIIAKKDAASAIFNLCMLHENRSIATRGGIVDVAIRAIGDQSLVEEFLAILALLSSNYDMVELMIEFGGATCMLQAMRESECKRSKENAAVVLFSICMYNRAKLKEIETDENTNGSLASLAQNGTPRARRKAAAILEMMKKTKNMHMHNRHSSC, from the exons ATGGCGAAGCCGccgccggcggaggaggaggctgCGGCGCTACGAAGACGGCTGCGGAGACTCGTGGCCACCATCACCGCCGGTGGTGCCGGCGCTGAGGCGTTCGACGAGGCGGCCGCGGCTCTCGCAGCGCTCAGGGAGGCGCAAGTCGGCGGGAGCCGAAAGGGTGCCCCCGGAGAGGAGACTCGATCCGCGAACGAGGCGGAGTCCGTGCCGGCGCAGTTCTTGTGCCCGATCTCGTCCAAGATCATGAGGGATCCCGTCGTCGTCGAGTCTGGGCAG CAAATGTCGGTGCTCAGGATTTCCTATCGTTATGGTTTAAAACTTTCAGTTATTGAACATAAATGTGATCACTTAATTACTGTTCTTGAATCTTCATTCCTG ACCTACGATCGTCGTTACATCGCGGAGTGGTTTAGTGCAGGGAACCAGATGTGCCCGCAGACCCAGCAAGTGCTCTTAAACACAACTCTGGTTCCTAACCTCCTCATTCGGAGCCTGATAGCAGAGTGGTGCACGGAGAATGGGTTTGCCCTTTCACCACTTGAGAACCAGGAGGAAGATCATACTTGCAACAGTGAGCAGAGAACATTTGATGAAATATTCAACAAGATAACTTCATCATCAAACAGTACTGAACGGAAGCAAGCAATTAAGGGTCTTCGGCTCCTTACCAAGCGCAGCAGTGAATTTAGAGCTGTTTTAGAAGAGAGGCCAGATTCCATATCACAAATGACCTTTGCACGGTTTTCTAACCCAGGATTACAAAATGATCCACAAGTAGTGGAGGACATGGTGACTATAATTCTCAACTTTTCACTACATGATAGCAATAAGAAAATAATTGGAGATGACCCAGAAGCAATCCCGTTTCTCATATGGGCACTAAAATCAGGAGACATGGGGAGCCGCAGCAATTCGGCAGCTGCCATCTTCACTCTGTCCGCTCTTGACTCCAACAAGGAGAAGATTGGTGAGTTAGGGGCAATTGAACCTTTGATTGATCTTCTTGAACATGGCAGCATCATAGCAAAGAAAGATGCGGCATCAGCTATTTTCAATCTTTGTATGCTCCATGAGAACAGATCAATAGCTACAAGGGGTGGGATCGTCGATGTGGCAATCAGAGCCATCGGAGATCAGTCTCTTGTGGAGGAATTCTTGGCTATACTTGCTTTATTGTCAAGCAACTATGACATGGTAGAGCTCATGATAGAGTTTGGTGGTGCCACTTGTATGCTCCAAGCAATGAGGGAGAGTGAGTGCAAGCGCAGCAAAGAGAACGCGGCGGTAGTCCTCTTCTCAATCTGTATGTACAATAGGGCAAAGCTGAAAGAGATCGAGACAGACGAGAATACAAATGGCTCACTGGCTTCTCTTGCACAGAATGGGACTCCAAGAGCAAGGAGGAAGGCTGCCGCCATCCtggagatgatgaagaaaacaaaaaacatgcacatGCACAACAGGCATAGTTCTTGTTAG
- the LOC123053088 gene encoding U-box domain-containing protein 9 isoform X1, whose amino-acid sequence MAKPPPAEEEAAALRRRLRRLVATITAGGAGAEAFDEAAAALAALREAQVGGSRKGAPGEETRSANEAESVPAQFLCPISSKIMRDPVVVESGQTYDRRYIAEWFSAGNQMCPQTQQVLLNTTLVPNLLIRSLIAEWCTENGFALSPLENQEEDHTCNSEQRTFDEIFNKITSSSNSTERKQAIKGLRLLTKRSSEFRAVLEERPDSISQMTFARFSNPGLQNDPQVVEDMVTIILNFSLHDSNKKIIGDDPEAIPFLIWALKSGDMGSRSNSAAAIFTLSALDSNKEKIGELGAIEPLIDLLEHGSIIAKKDAASAIFNLCMLHENRSIATRGGIVDVAIRAIGDQSLVEEFLAILALLSSNYDMVELMIEFGGATCMLQAMRESECKRSKENAAVVLFSICMYNRAKLKEIETDENTNGSLASLAQNGTPRARRKAAAILEMMKKTKNMHMHNRHSSC is encoded by the exons ATGGCGAAGCCGccgccggcggaggaggaggctgCGGCGCTACGAAGACGGCTGCGGAGACTCGTGGCCACCATCACCGCCGGTGGTGCCGGCGCTGAGGCGTTCGACGAGGCGGCCGCGGCTCTCGCAGCGCTCAGGGAGGCGCAAGTCGGCGGGAGCCGAAAGGGTGCCCCCGGAGAGGAGACTCGATCCGCGAACGAGGCGGAGTCCGTGCCGGCGCAGTTCTTGTGCCCGATCTCGTCCAAGATCATGAGGGATCCCGTCGTCGTCGAGTCTGGGCAG ACCTACGATCGTCGTTACATCGCGGAGTGGTTTAGTGCAGGGAACCAGATGTGCCCGCAGACCCAGCAAGTGCTCTTAAACACAACTCTGGTTCCTAACCTCCTCATTCGGAGCCTGATAGCAGAGTGGTGCACGGAGAATGGGTTTGCCCTTTCACCACTTGAGAACCAGGAGGAAGATCATACTTGCAACAGTGAGCAGAGAACATTTGATGAAATATTCAACAAGATAACTTCATCATCAAACAGTACTGAACGGAAGCAAGCAATTAAGGGTCTTCGGCTCCTTACCAAGCGCAGCAGTGAATTTAGAGCTGTTTTAGAAGAGAGGCCAGATTCCATATCACAAATGACCTTTGCACGGTTTTCTAACCCAGGATTACAAAATGATCCACAAGTAGTGGAGGACATGGTGACTATAATTCTCAACTTTTCACTACATGATAGCAATAAGAAAATAATTGGAGATGACCCAGAAGCAATCCCGTTTCTCATATGGGCACTAAAATCAGGAGACATGGGGAGCCGCAGCAATTCGGCAGCTGCCATCTTCACTCTGTCCGCTCTTGACTCCAACAAGGAGAAGATTGGTGAGTTAGGGGCAATTGAACCTTTGATTGATCTTCTTGAACATGGCAGCATCATAGCAAAGAAAGATGCGGCATCAGCTATTTTCAATCTTTGTATGCTCCATGAGAACAGATCAATAGCTACAAGGGGTGGGATCGTCGATGTGGCAATCAGAGCCATCGGAGATCAGTCTCTTGTGGAGGAATTCTTGGCTATACTTGCTTTATTGTCAAGCAACTATGACATGGTAGAGCTCATGATAGAGTTTGGTGGTGCCACTTGTATGCTCCAAGCAATGAGGGAGAGTGAGTGCAAGCGCAGCAAAGAGAACGCGGCGGTAGTCCTCTTCTCAATCTGTATGTACAATAGGGCAAAGCTGAAAGAGATCGAGACAGACGAGAATACAAATGGCTCACTGGCTTCTCTTGCACAGAATGGGACTCCAAGAGCAAGGAGGAAGGCTGCCGCCATCCtggagatgatgaagaaaacaaaaaacatgcacatGCACAACAGGCATAGTTCTTGTTAG